From Synechococcus sp. A10-1-5-1, a single genomic window includes:
- the rph gene encoding ribonuclease PH codes for MSSTQPRRDGRGAMDLRSTRFDWDPMGFALSSVTVHTGRTAVICSVCLEEGVPKWRKGSGKGWLSADYRLLPASTPSRQPRELMKLSGRTQEIQRLIGRSLRACLDLEALGERTLQVDCDVLQADAGTRTASITGAWAALALGLRRLEQRGVLERSPLIGQVAAVSVGLVDGNALLDLDYSEDSRAEVDLNVVMNQEQHLLEIQGTAEGAPFSRQQLSTLVDLAEAGIQRLLSAQSQALAEAPN; via the coding sequence ATGAGCAGCACCCAACCTCGGCGGGACGGCCGCGGCGCCATGGATCTGCGCAGCACTCGCTTCGACTGGGATCCGATGGGGTTTGCCCTGAGCTCAGTCACGGTTCACACGGGTCGAACCGCCGTGATCTGCAGCGTTTGCCTCGAGGAAGGCGTCCCGAAATGGCGAAAAGGCTCAGGCAAAGGCTGGCTAAGTGCCGACTACAGACTGCTGCCGGCCAGCACCCCCAGCCGCCAGCCAAGGGAGCTGATGAAGCTGAGCGGCCGCACCCAGGAAATTCAACGCCTGATTGGCCGCAGCCTCAGGGCCTGCCTCGATCTCGAGGCTCTGGGCGAGAGGACGCTGCAGGTCGATTGCGACGTTCTGCAGGCAGACGCCGGGACCCGCACGGCCTCCATTACTGGAGCCTGGGCCGCCTTGGCCCTGGGACTGCGCCGGCTCGAGCAGCGGGGGGTACTGGAGCGCTCTCCCCTAATCGGCCAGGTGGCAGCGGTCTCGGTTGGCCTGGTCGATGGGAACGCGCTACTGGATCTGGACTACAGCGAAGACAGCCGAGCCGAGGTGGATTTGAACGTGGTGATGAATCAAGAGCAGCATTTGCTCGAAATTCAGGGCACCGCAGAGGGCGCACCCTTCAGTCGCCAACAGCTTTCTACCCTGGTTGACCTGGCCGAAGCTGGAATCCAGCGCCTTCTGAGCGCTCAGAGCCAGGCCTTGGCAGAAGCCCCGAATTAG
- the ntcA gene encoding global nitrogen regulator NtcA, whose product MVVATQGFSRYSPSPTTGTSVIAPIAGSPLPPNATLLDVIRGLSGSTTEIVERGKTIFFPGDPAEKVYLLKRGAVRLSRVYESGEEITVALLRENSLFGVLSLLTGQRSDRFYHSIAFTRVELVTAPATSVRKAIEQDPAVGLLLLQGLSSRILQTETMIETLTHRDMSSRLVSFLLVLCRDFGVPSSEGITIDLRLSHQAIAEAIGSTRVTITRLLGDLRNDGLVQIDRKKITVFDPLALAKRFS is encoded by the coding sequence ATGGTTGTGGCCACGCAAGGATTCAGCCGCTACTCCCCTAGCCCCACTACCGGTACGTCCGTGATCGCACCGATCGCGGGCAGTCCGCTACCGCCTAATGCAACGCTCCTGGATGTGATCCGGGGCCTCAGCGGCAGCACGACGGAAATCGTCGAGCGCGGCAAAACGATCTTTTTCCCTGGGGATCCAGCCGAGAAGGTCTACCTCCTCAAACGCGGAGCAGTCCGCCTCTCCCGCGTGTACGAATCGGGCGAGGAGATCACGGTGGCGCTCCTGAGGGAAAACAGCCTGTTCGGGGTGCTCTCCCTGCTGACCGGCCAGCGCTCGGATCGCTTCTATCACTCCATTGCTTTCACCCGCGTCGAGCTGGTGACAGCCCCCGCCACCTCGGTGCGGAAGGCCATTGAGCAAGACCCCGCGGTGGGCCTGCTGCTGCTGCAGGGCCTGTCCTCTCGGATCCTGCAAACCGAGACCATGATCGAAACCCTCACCCACCGCGACATGTCCTCGCGACTGGTGAGTTTCCTGCTGGTGCTCTGCCGCGACTTTGGGGTTCCCAGCAGCGAAGGCATCACGATCGACCTGCGTCTCTCCCACCAGGCCATCGCCGAAGCGATTGGATCCACCCGGGTCACCATCACACGCCTGCTGGGTGACTTACGCAACGACGGTCTGGTGCAAATCGATCGCAAGAAAATCACCGTTTTCGATCCCTTGGCCCTCGCCAAACGCTTCAGCTAA